Below is a genomic region from Rhizobium sp. 9140.
ATCAGCGGGTTCCAGAAGCCGTTGATGTTGACGAGCACGATCGGCTTGCGGTGCCGCCCGAGCTGCGCCCATGTCATGATCTCGACGATCTCCTCCAGCGTGCCGATGCCGCCCGGCAGCGTCACGAAGGCGTCGGCCCGCTCGAACATCTTATGCTTGCGCTCGTGCATGTCGGCCGTCACGACCAGCTCGCTCAGTTGACCGAGCGAGTGCCGGGTGGCCTCCATATCGATCAGGAACTGTGGTATGATGCCTGTCACGCGGCCACCGCCGGACAGGACGCCACTCGCGACGGCGCCCATGATTCCCTTGGTGCCGCCGCCATAGACGAGATGCATATGATGCTCTGCGATGGATTTGCCGAGCCTGCGGCCCGCGTCCATGAATTCGGGCTCACGTCCGGGCTGGGAACCGCAATAGACGCAGATGGATCGAATCGGAACAGTTTGATCACTCATGGGGGAAGCAGACATCCGGTCCTGCATCGCGTCAAGGTACGGAACAGGCAAAACGTGTAAAAAGACACGCACGAAGCCTTCAGAACATGCATCGCTGCTTGTGAAGAAGGCTGGATATCGCTAGCAATTTCAAAAGATGCGCGTTGTGCAGAGCCGCCTGCGCGCGAGACGATATGGCCCTCTGGTTGGGGCTGCAGAACACGGCAAGCGTTTTTGGCGAACATGGTCAGCCGAAACGTCCGTGGTGGAGAGGTGCATGAGGAAGAATACGGCAGGTCTGGTCGCGCTCGTCGTGCTGGCAATTGCCACGCTTTTGATGATCTTCGTCGTGTTGCCCAATGTCGGTGACGAGGCCGTGCCAACGGTTGCCGAAGGCGCGGGTGCGAAAAGCCCCTCGACAACGGCGGAAAGTGCGCCCGGCGCGCTCCCGGGCAGCGGCGATACCACCACGGCCGACGCCAAGGGCAGCCGCCCCGGTGCCGGCGATGCCGCAAACCCCACGAGCCAGGCCACGAGCGATCAGGCGAACACCGCCCAGCCGGCTCCGTCGGGCGAGGCTGCCGCGCCGTCTTCGACCGCGACACCCGCTGCGCCGGCCAAAACGGCTGACGGCACCGATACGCCGAGCTTCGACGTGCTGCGCGTCGAGCCCGATGGCTCGACCGTCATTGCCGGGCGGGCCGAGCCCAACAGCAAGCTGGAGATCGTCAACGGCAATGCCGTCGTCGGCACCGCCGATGTCGGCGGCACCGGCGATTTTGCGGCCGTCTTCGACAAGCCGCTTCCGCCCGGCGACTATCAGCTGACGCTGCGCAGCACGACGCCCTCCGGCGCCGTTACCGCCTCCGACGAAGTGGCGACCGTTTCCATTCCCAAGGTCGACAACGGCCAGCTTCTCGCCATGGTGACGAAGCCGGGGCAG
It encodes:
- a CDS encoding LOG family protein produces the protein MSDQTVPIRSICVYCGSQPGREPEFMDAGRRLGKSIAEHHMHLVYGGGTKGIMGAVASGVLSGGGRVTGIIPQFLIDMEATRHSLGQLSELVVTADMHERKHKMFERADAFVTLPGGIGTLEEIVEIMTWAQLGRHRKPIVLVNINGFWNPLMKLIHHMADSGFIHTAHLVQPLVIDDPDEVVPALKAHWAGTVDRGGESDIIDKL